ACGAACCCGCCGGGTGATCCCCGGTGAGCCTTCCCGACCGCGTCGCCAATGCGATCACGGCGAACGCGAAGATCGTCCTGCTCGCGCTGCTGTTGACGACCGCACTGGTCGGCGCGGGAATGCCGATGGTCGACGACGACTCGTCGCTCGATCAGTACGAGAGCGACTCGGAGGAGGGGGCGGCCCTCGAGTACAGCCAGGAGAACTTCACGACGGACGACGCCGAGGACACGACGACCGTCCAGTTGATCGTCAGGGGTGACAACGTCCTGACGAAAGAGTCGCTCGTCTCCTCGCTCGAGTTCCAGCAGGAGATTCGCAGTAACGAGTCGATCAACGCCACGCTCGCCGAGGACGATCCGATCGTCGGCGTCGAGAATCTCGTGGCGACGACCGCGATCCGCGAGGAGCAAGCTGCCGAACTCGAGGAACGCGGCGCCGACCTCGAGCAACGGAGCGCAGAGCTCGAAGCCCGGAGCGAGGAACTCGAAGAGCGCAGTTCCGAACTCGAAGCCCAGAGTGAGGAACTCGAGCAGCGAAGCGCGGAACTCGAACAGCGCAGCGAGGAGCTCGACGGGACCGCCGCGGAGCTCGAGGCCGGGCTGAACGAGACCGTCGAGATCGAGACGGAGTACGCCGAACTGAACGCCTCGCGCGATGCGGATGAGATCTCCGACGAAGAGTACGAACAGCGGTCCGCTGAGCTCGACGAACAGCTCGAGAGCGTCTTTGCGGAGGCGACGGCCGACCTGACCGACGAACGGGCGGCGCAGTACGACGAGGCGATGGACGACGTCGGTGCGATTCAGTCGGAGCGCGTCGAACTCGAGCGGGCCAACGAGGCCGGTGAAATCTCCGACGAGGAGTACGAGCAGGGCCTGGCGGAACTCGAGGAGGAACGGGAGGGGGTCTTCCTGCAGGGGACCCAGGGTGTCCTCGAGGACGAGTACGCGCAGCTCGAAGCCGAGAGCGAGGCGCTGCAAGAAGAGAGCGAACAGCTCGAGGGGGAGAGCGAGGCCCTCGAGGAAGAGAGCGAACAGCTCGAAGCCGAGAGCGAAGCACTCGAGGACGACTTCGAGCAGCTCGAGGCCGACCAGGAAGAACTCGAGAACGCGGACTCACCTTCGATCGACGAACAGATCGAACAGATCGAGTCGATGAACGAGTCGACGTACGAGGAGACGCTCACGAGCGTCCTCGGCGACGACGATGGGGCGGGCGGCAACCTGGCGCTTCGCCTGATGCCGAACGACTACGACCCCGGTTCGACGAGCGCCGAGTCGCGGATGATCTTCGTCACGCAGTTGACCGACGGCGGCGACTTCCAGGGACCTGAGGGCGGCGACGACGAGATCACGGCGAGCCAGCTCGAGCTACAGGAGCTCGCACAGTCCCAGGACGACGAGATGCTCGTCTTCGGCGCGGGTCTCATCACCGACGAGATCGACCGCTCGATGGCAGACAGTCTCGCCATCGTCGGCCCGCTCGCGCTCGCGTTCGTCGTCGTCGCACTGCTGGTCGCCTACCGCGATCCGCTGGATATCGTCCTCGGCGTCGCGGGCGTCCTCGCCGTGCTGGTCTGGACGTTCGGCTTCATGGGCTGGGCGGGGATCGCGTTCAACCAGATGTTCGTCGCCATCCCCGTCCTGTTGATCGGGCTCTCGATCGACTACGCGATTCACGTGTTTATGCGTCATCGAGAACAGCGCGAGGACGACGGCGTCTCCGGGACCGTCCGCGGCTCGATGACCGTCGCGCTCGCCGGCGTCGGCGTCGCACTCGTCTGGGTGACCGCGACGACGGTGATCGGCTTCCTCTCGAACCTCGTCAGTCCGATCGGCCCGATCCGCGAGTTCGGGATCGTCAGCGCGTTCGGTATCCTCGCGGCGTTGATCGTCTTCGGCGCGATGATCCCCGCCGCGAAGGTGGTGTTCGACTCCTGGCTCGAGGGCCGGGGCATCGATCGACACAAGCGGGCGTTCGGCACCGGTGGCGGCCGACTCGGTGACGCGCTCTCCGTGGGTGCGATCGCCGCCCGAAAGGCGCCGCTGGTCGTCCTCGTCGCCGTCCTGCTGGTGACCGCGGGCGGGGTTTACGGCGCGACGCAGGTCGACACCAGCTTCGAAGACGAAGACTTCCTCGCCGACAGTCCGCCGGCGTGGACCCAGAACCTCCCCGAGCCGTTCCAGCCCGGCGAGTACACCGCGAAGGAGAACCTCGAGTACGTCGACGAGAACTTCCAGCGCCAGGACTCGGAGGCGCAGTTGCTGATCAGGGGTGACGTGACCGACGACGACACCCTCGAGCGGATCGAAGCCACGGAGGCGGACGCCGCCGACAGCGACGTCGTGTACGTACTGGCGAGCGGCGAGGCGGACGTCCGCAGTCCGCTGGCGACGATGGAGAGCGTCGCAGCCGAGAACGAGTCGTTCAACGAGTCGTTCCAGGCGGCCGATACGAACGGCGACGGCGTCCCGGATCAGAA
This DNA window, taken from Natronococcus sp. CG52, encodes the following:
- a CDS encoding MMPL family transporter; translated protein: MSLPDRVANAITANAKIVLLALLLTTALVGAGMPMVDDDSSLDQYESDSEEGAALEYSQENFTTDDAEDTTTVQLIVRGDNVLTKESLVSSLEFQQEIRSNESINATLAEDDPIVGVENLVATTAIREEQAAELEERGADLEQRSAELEARSEELEERSSELEAQSEELEQRSAELEQRSEELDGTAAELEAGLNETVEIETEYAELNASRDADEISDEEYEQRSAELDEQLESVFAEATADLTDERAAQYDEAMDDVGAIQSERVELERANEAGEISDEEYEQGLAELEEEREGVFLQGTQGVLEDEYAQLEAESEALQEESEQLEGESEALEEESEQLEAESEALEDDFEQLEADQEELENADSPSIDEQIEQIESMNESTYEETLTSVLGDDDGAGGNLALRLMPNDYDPGSTSAESRMIFVTQLTDGGDFQGPEGGDDEITASQLELQELAQSQDDEMLVFGAGLITDEIDRSMADSLAIVGPLALAFVVVALLVAYRDPLDIVLGVAGVLAVLVWTFGFMGWAGIAFNQMFVAIPVLLIGLSIDYAIHVFMRHREQREDDGVSGTVRGSMTVALAGVGVALVWVTATTVIGFLSNLVSPIGPIREFGIVSAFGILAALIVFGAMIPAAKVVFDSWLEGRGIDRHKRAFGTGGGRLGDALSVGAIAARKAPLVVLVAVLLVTAGGVYGATQVDTSFEDEDFLADSPPAWTQNLPEPFQPGEYTAKENLEYVDENFQRQDSEAQLLIRGDVTDDDTLERIEATEADAADSDVVYVLASGEADVRSPLATMESVAAENESFNESFQAADTNGDGVPDQNVEQLYDELYEVDAEAASDVVYRTADGEYEAVRMIVSIRGDAPSEDTTDEMRALAADFESGGPWSAVATGDPIVGHVVEQDLLDTVLESLLITLVACLLFLTSAYKLTGNSATLGAITLLPVALAVSWILGTMYLIGMPFNVLTGMITSLTIGLGVAYSIHVSARYTLELERQGSVWDAMHTTVTGTGGALLGSAATTVGGFGVLAFAILPALEQFGVITALTIVYAFLASVIVLPTLLVLWTRYFGPDVSFESSPARAPAASDGGVPDDGASSEGGEDR